The Psychrobacillus sp. FSL K6-4046 DNA window CATTCATAATAATAGATGCTACATCTTCCACTACGCCTTCAATAGTTGAAAACTCGTGTAAAACGCCATCGATTTGAATAGAAGTAACTGCAGCTCCTGGTAAAGAAGACAGAAGGATACGACGTAAAGAATTACCCAAAGTATTTCCATAGCCACGTTCAAGCGGTTCTACAACAAATTTACCAAATTTGGCACTTTCGCTGATTTCTACACTTTCAATCTTTGGTTTTTCAATTTCGATCATTCCAATTTACCCTCCCTCAAAACATCGAATGTATAGGTTCTTTCCATCATGAATTCGATCGTTTAACTGATTGCTGTGTTGCACAACCTCAGTCTGTACAATAAATGATGTTCTCAAACATATTGAGGATCACCTATTAAACGCGACGACGTTTTGGTGGACGGCAACCATTATGTGGTACTGGTGTTACGTCTTTAATTGCTGTAACTTCTAGACCTGCAGCTTGTAGTGCGCGGATTGCCGCTTCACGACCAGCACCAGGACCTTTAACAGTTACTTCTAAAGTTTTTAAACCATGTTCCATTGAAGTTTTAGCAGCAGTTTCAGCAGCCATTTGTGCAGCGAATGGAGTAGATTTACGAGAACCTCTGAATCCAAGAGCTCCAGCACTTGACCAAGAAATTGCATTACCTTGCATGTCTGTTATAGTCACAATAGTGTTGTTAAATGTTGAGCGAATGTGAGCAATACCGGATTCGATATTCTTTTTCACACGACGCTTACGTGTTTGTTGTTTACGTGCCATGTTAAGAAGAAACCTCCTTTACCGATTATTTTTTCTTGTTAGCTACTGTTTTACGTGGACCTTTACGAGTACGAGCATTGTTCTTCGTGTTTTGTCCGCGTACTGGTAAGCCGCGACGATGACGGATTCCTCGGAATGAACCGATTTCCATCAGACGTTTAATGTTTAGTGATACTTCACGACGAAGGTCACCTTCTACTTTGTATACACCGATTTGTTCACGGATTTTGTTAAGCTCGTCTTCAGTTAAATCACGAACGCGAGTCTCTTCAGAGATCCCAGCTTCCGCTAATACTTTTTGTGACGTAGTTTTACCAATTCCGAAAATATATGTTAATGCAATAACAACGCGTTTATCGCGTGGAATGTCAACACCAGCAATACGTGCCATATGTGTCGTGCACCTCCTTCTTATTATCCTTGTCTTTGTTTGTGTTTAGGATTTTCACAGATTACCATTACTTTACCGCGTCGGCGAATTACTTTACATTTTTCGCAGATCGGCTTCACAGATGGTCTCACTTTCATCTAACCCAACCTCCTTAGTAGTCCGGAGTGCAAAAGATTTATTTAAAACGGTACGTGATACGACCGCGAGTTAAATCGTAAGGAGAAAGTTCAATTGTGACTTTATCTCCAGGTAAAATGCGGATAAAGTGCATACGAATTTTACCCGATACATGCGCAAGTATCGTATGACCGTTTTCTAATTCTACCTTAAACATCGCGTTTGGCAAAGTCTCAACAACTGTTCCTTCGACTTCAATTACATCATCTTTCGCCATCAACCCTGTCTCCCTTCTATATACAAATCAGGTTCTCAACAATAATCAAACGTAATTTGCTGTAGTATAGCCTCAAAATAAACGAAACTATTCGTTTTAAGCATATGTTTGGAAATCATGAGAGATGTTCGAAAGACACTCGTAAGGTTTCGTTTAACGCAATCCACCGAGTAGACTGACTGGTAGAAACCTGTCTCCCTCATGTCAACATGTTCGTACGAATGTGTTGGATGAGTTCCATAGTACCCGTTCGATTAATGCTTTCCACGAAACCCATTATACCCTTTCAGAAATCAAAATGCACGTGGACTAGGGGGTCCTCGCTGTTAACACATTTTAAAATCATCCAGTTCGTATACCGGGCGCAATATGCTTTTGCAGCTCTCGAAAAAAACGTTTACGTTCTTTGCATACTACCCGGATATTCAGTCGTCTGCGACGGGCACCGGGCTTTAGATGCGGTTGCCCTGTAACAGAGCATCGATGTCAGCAAATACTACTTTAATATCCTGCTGGCCATCTAAATTACTTAAAACACCTTTGTTCTCATAAAAATCAAGCAAAGGTTGTGTTTGCTTCATATTTACTTCCAGACGGTTCGTCACCGTTTCGGGATTATCGTCCGCACGTTGATAAAGCTCTCCTCCATCTTTGTCACAAACACCCTCCTTAGCAGGTGGGTTGAACAGTAGATGATAAGCAGTGCCGCATTCTTTACAAATACGACGACCTGTTAGACGTTTAATCAATTCTTCTTGTTCTACTTGAATATTAAGCACATGCTCAATAGATTTCCCTAGATCCGAAAGTAAAGCATCTAATGCTTCAGCTTGAGGAACCGTACGCGGGAAGCCATCTAATAGGAATCCTTGATCGCAATCTGGTTTACTTAATCTTTCACGAACAATACCAATCGTAACTTCATCGGGTACTAATGCACCTTGATCCATAAACGATTTTGCTTTTAAACCAAGCTCCGTGCCTTCTTTAATAGCTGCACGAAACATGTCGCCTGTAGAAATATGAGGGATTGCGTACTTCTCAACAATTTTATCTGCTTGAGTGCCTTTACCAGCACCAGGCAGACCCATTAAAACGATATTCATACGAAAATGCCCCCCAGGACTATTTGTTGATTTTTAGGAACTCTTATCGTTCCTAAAAACCTACATTATTTCATAAAGCCTTTATAGTGACGTTTAACTAATTGGGATTCTAGTTGTTTCATTGTTTCAAGGGCTACCCCAACAATGATAAGCAGACTTGTTCCGCCAATTTGTATCGATTGTGGTAAACCAGCAAACTTTACAAATAATAGAGGCATAATAGAGATTACTGCTAAGAAAATAGCTCCAACAAAAGTTAAACGGTATAAAACGCTTGTTAAGTAATCTTGTGTGTTTATTCCTGGACGAATCCCTGGAATATATGCACCTTGCTTTTTCAAGTTATCTGCTACATTTTCCGGATTCACCTGAATGAATGCGTAGAAATAAGTAAAGGCAGCTATCAAAGCAACATAGATGATCATACCAACTGGCTGTGTGTAATCTAGCGTGTTTCTAATAAATTCTGTTGTTTTGTTTTCACCAAAGAACAAAATGATAGACTGCGGAGCCATAAGGAACGCAGATGCAAAGATTACTGGGATAACTCCCGCAGCGTTAACTTTTAAAGGTAAATGTGTTTGTTGGCCTCCAGTTTGTGAAGAACCAGCAACACGTTTTGCATATTGAATAGGAATTTTACGCAACGCTTGTTGAATATAAATAACTCCTACTGTAACTGCAATGATTGCCAATAAAAGCAAGATGATAATCACGATGTTGATGAATAATGCATCACCAGCATCTTGGATTTGTTGAGCATACAATTGGTTAACTCCGTTAGGGATAGCAGCAACAATACCTGCAAAGATAATGACAGAAATACCATTACCAACGCCTGAAGCAGTGATTTGTTCACCTAACCACATTAAAAATGCAGTACCGGCAGTTAATACAACCGCAATAGTTAGA harbors:
- a CDS encoding adenylate kinase — translated: MNIVLMGLPGAGKGTQADKIVEKYAIPHISTGDMFRAAIKEGTELGLKAKSFMDQGALVPDEVTIGIVRERLSKPDCDQGFLLDGFPRTVPQAEALDALLSDLGKSIEHVLNIQVEQEELIKRLTGRRICKECGTAYHLLFNPPAKEGVCDKDGGELYQRADDNPETVTNRLEVNMKQTQPLLDFYENKGVLSNLDGQQDIKVVFADIDALLQGNRI
- the rpsM gene encoding 30S ribosomal protein S13 — its product is MARIAGVDIPRDKRVVIALTYIFGIGKTTSQKVLAEAGISEETRVRDLTEDELNKIREQIGVYKVEGDLRREVSLNIKRLMEIGSFRGIRHRRGLPVRGQNTKNNARTRKGPRKTVANKKK
- the infA gene encoding translation initiation factor IF-1, whose protein sequence is MAKDDVIEVEGTVVETLPNAMFKVELENGHTILAHVSGKIRMHFIRILPGDKVTIELSPYDLTRGRITYRFK
- the rpsK gene encoding 30S ribosomal protein S11, which produces MARKQQTRKRRVKKNIESGIAHIRSTFNNTIVTITDMQGNAISWSSAGALGFRGSRKSTPFAAQMAAETAAKTSMEHGLKTLEVTVKGPGAGREAAIRALQAAGLEVTAIKDVTPVPHNGCRPPKRRRV
- the secY gene encoding preprotein translocase subunit SecY produces the protein MFQTISNFMRVRDIRNKIIFTLLMLIVFRIGTFVPVPHVNADVLKQTDELGLIGFLNTFGGGALANFSILAMGIMPYITASIIVQLLQMDVVPKFTEWAKQGEVGRRKLAQFTRYFTIVLAFIQAIAMSYGFNQMYSGSLIKDDGILTYLTIAVVLTAGTAFLMWLGEQITASGVGNGISVIIFAGIVAAIPNGVNQLYAQQIQDAGDALFINIVIIILLLLAIIAVTVGVIYIQQALRKIPIQYAKRVAGSSQTGGQQTHLPLKVNAAGVIPVIFASAFLMAPQSIILFFGENKTTEFIRNTLDYTQPVGMIIYVALIAAFTYFYAFIQVNPENVADNLKKQGAYIPGIRPGINTQDYLTSVLYRLTFVGAIFLAVISIMPLLFVKFAGLPQSIQIGGTSLLIIVGVALETMKQLESQLVKRHYKGFMK
- the rpmJ gene encoding 50S ribosomal protein L36 encodes the protein MKVRPSVKPICEKCKVIRRRGKVMVICENPKHKQRQG